A window from Podospora bellae-mahoneyi strain CBS 112042 chromosome 1 map unlocalized CBS112042p_1, whole genome shotgun sequence encodes these proteins:
- the BCS1 gene encoding Complex III assembly protein translocase and chaperone (EggNog:ENOG503NVKH; COG:O): MPVPNSQMPPAAGLPFPPSPQSAQSPPYSPSAPPSTSPSTAAAPSFLPLDQLFTNPVFAGGLGLASLGAAAAFGRRALIQGTALLRRQLLVNIEISKRDPSYSWVLAWLAQPRDNSGFIAQRLTRLRSLSVTTTTKSLSKVAGEEGNGRTHADFRVQPGFGHHIVRHKPGVYIAVNREKASTATTATGEPHETLTLTLLWMHRHVLAEVFTQAHELAQSFQQGKTVVYTARNMQWTVLGKPRLKRPLGSVILDEGVKESLVADVKEFMAAQEWYTERGVPYRRGYLLYGPPGTGKTSFIQALAGELDYSVAMINLSEMGMTDDLLAQLLTQLPEKSILLLEDVDAALVNRRQRDPDGYSGRSVTASGLLNALDGLAAGEDRIAFLTTNHIDKLDPALIRPGRVDMMVRIGEASRYQAGQMWDRYYGDVDTDHKGRERFLARLDGLGLFGGDQKDPAIPKRHTSTAAIQGLFQFHKGDMEGAIKMAEHLIPRTYEPEPPTVEGSIKSPA, encoded by the coding sequence ATGCCGGTGCCCAATTCCCAAATGCCGCCCGCGGCGGGCCTGCCGTTCCCGCCATCACCGCAGTCAGCACAATCACCACCCTATAGCCCGTCAGCCCCGCCATCAACGAGCCCCTCCACCGCGGCggccccctccttcctccccctcgaccagctcttcaccaaccccgtcttCGCCGGCGGTCTCGGCCTCGCCTCCCTAGGCGCAGCCGCCGCCTTTGGCCGCCGCGCCCTGATCCAAggcaccgccctcctccgacgccagctcctcgtcaacatcgAGATCTCCAAGCGCGACCCCTCCTACTCCTGGGTCCTGGCCTGGCTGGCCCAACCGAGAGACAACTCGGGCTTCATCGCCCAGCGCCTCACCCGGCTCCGGTCACTGTCtgtaacaacaacaaccaaatccctctccaaagtcgccggcgaagaaggcAACGGCCGCACCCACGCCGATTTCCGCGTCCAGCCAGGGTTCGGGCACCACATCGTCCGCCACAAGCCAGGGGTGTACATCGCCGTCAACCGCGAGAAagcctccaccgccaccaccgcgaCGGGCGAGCCCCACGAGACGTTGACGCTTACCCTCCTCTGGATGCACCGCCATGTCCTGGCCGAGGTCTTCACCCAGGCTCACGAGCTGGCGCAGTCTTTCCAGCAGGGCAAGACAGTTGTCTACACGGCCCGCAACATGCAGTGGACCGTGCTTGGGAAGCCAAGACTCAAACGCCCTCTCGGGAGCGTCATTCTCGACGAGGGGGTGAAGGAAAGCTTGGTGGCGGATGTGAAGGAGTTTATGGCTGCTCAGGAGTGGTACACGGAGCGGGGTGTCCCCTATCGGCGCGGATATCTGCTTTATGGCCCGCCGGGGACGGGCAAGACGAGTTTTATCCAGGCGCTGGCGGGAGAGCTGGATTACTCGGTTGCCATGATTAATTTGTCCGAGATGGGCATGACGGATGATTTGCTGGCGCAGCTGTTGACGCAGTTGCCCGAGAAGAGtatcttgttgttggaggatgtggatgcTGCGTTGGTGAATAGGCGGCAGAGGGATCCGGATGGGTATTCTGGGAGGAGTGTTACTGCTTCTGGGTTGTTGAACGCTCTGGACGgcttggcggcgggggaggataGGATAGCGTTTTTAACTACGAACCACATTGACAAGCTTGATCCGGCGCTGATCAGACCGGGGAGAGTGgacatgatggtgaggaTTGGGGAGGCGTCGCGGTATCAGGCCGGTCAAATGTGGGATAGGTACTATGGGGATGTTGACACTGACCACAAGGGCAGGGAAAGGTTCTTGGCGAgattggatgggttggggctgTTTGGTGGCGACCAGAAAGATCCTGCTATTCCTAAAAGACACACGTCTACGGCGGCCATTCAGGGATTGTTCCAGTTCCACAAGGGGGACATGGAAGGGGCGATCAAGATGGCTGAGCACTTGATCCCGAGGACATATGAGCCTGAGCCTCCTACTGTGGAGGGGTCGATTAAATCTCCTGCCTGA
- a CDS encoding uncharacterized protein (EggNog:ENOG503Q6UP; COG:S), translating to MPSQPTKSGIVTDEASGERHIPESVRADGSTRKAIKIRPGYRPPEDIEVYKNPAAESFRTRGKGPPPGSEGLKDEPKPAASASANKNAKRREAARNKAQAAAAAGASAKAPEKAPEKAPEPVVEELDSEVEKAKKARNLKKKLRQVKSLQEKQEEGAALLPEQLAKVLKINELIRELDALGFDSEGEPKNKEADPTKDKTADD from the coding sequence atgccatcccaacccaccaAATCTGGTATCGTGACCGACGAGGCCAGCGGCGAGCGCCACATCCCCGAGTCTGTCCGTGCCGATGGTAGCACAAGAAAAGCAATCAAGATCCGCCCCGGCTACCGCCCTCCCGAGGATATCGAAGTCTACAAGAACCCCGCCGCCGAGAGCTTTCGCACGCGCGGCAAGGGACCCCCTCCCGGCTCAGAAGGCCTGAAGGACGAACCAAAGCCTGCTGCGTCCGCCTCTGCGAATAAGAACGCTAAGCGACGTGAGGCGGCCCGCAACAAGGCTCAAGCTGCGGCGGCTGCCGGTGCTTCGGCGAAGGCCCCCGAGAAGGCCCCCGAGAAGGCCCCCGAGCCTGTAGTGGAAGAGCTCGACTccgaggtggagaaggcgaagaaggctcgcaacctcaagaagaagctcagGCAGGTGAAGAGTCTTCAagagaagcaggaggaaggTGCTGCTCTCTTGCCTGAGCAATTGGCGAAGGTCCTCAAGATTAACGAGCTTATTCGCGAGCTTGATGCTTTGGGCTTTGACTCTGAAGGAGagcccaagaacaaggaggcTGATCccaccaaggacaagaccGCCGACGACTGA
- the QCR9 gene encoding Cytochrome b-c1 complex subunit 9, mitochondrial (EggNog:ENOG503P6WI; COG:S), whose translation MSAIYKQVLPYLAIFRNNATMLGAVFAGAFAFNMGYDTVMNKVWDHHNRGRQWKDIRHKYVESEDDE comes from the exons ATG TCTGCCATTTACAAGCAAGTCCTGCCCTACCT CGCCATCTTCCGCAACAACGCCACCATGCTTGGTGCCGTCTTTGCCGGTGCCTTTGCGTTCAACAT GGGCTACGACACTGTCATGAACAAGGTCTGGGACCACCACAACCGGGGG CGCCAATGGAAGGACATCCGCCACAAGTACGTCGAGTCCGAGGATGACGAGTAA